AACAGTTGCACCTGACCATGGCTGTAACTGCAGCTAAGGCGACTACAAGCTTTCTCTCCACAACTGCCACGACCACCGCAATCCCCTTCCTCTCGACGAGCGCGAGCGCCAGAGACAATGTCACCTCCAGGACGACATTAATGACTgtgacaataacaacaaacGAGACCAGCTTCAATGCCACCACGTTTCCGGAGGCGGTAATCGAGGGCTCGGGAATGGGAATGGTGCTCGTGCCCTTTGGCATCATCACTGTCATTGGCCTAGCAGTGGCAATTGTGAGGATTCATTTAAATATTGTCTCTAAAATAGAATTCGATTGAGTCGACATTGATTTTCTCTGAATGAATGTCTCAACCTATTGCATCCACTTTattatgtttaaatatgtatatataagcTCTTCTCATCAATACCATTACTTTCTCACTATATGTCACTTTCTCCATCCTAGATACTTTACATTCGGAAACGGAAGCGGTAAGTTGCTGATTCCAGTGCTATTTCAGTAATTTGATTATTTGTAAATTTGTCCATTAAAGTATGATATGAATCAGGCCAGTTCTGTAGTCGTAGGTTATTTTTTGGCCATGTCTTGTAGAGGGGTCCTGTGTCAAAATGTGGTTTAAAAAGCTCTATTATTCTAGTTTATATTGTTTCCATACAGTACATATCGCTACACAAACTAACACAAATTAAGTATCATTTCATTATAGGAGTAGTGATTCAAATGGAGTTAATGGGAACTTGGAGGCAACAGGGTACATACACATTGcactgaagcagcagtagaTGGAGAGTTAGTAGGAGTGAACCCGGCATGATTTCTTCTTACTTAAATGCTGACTGGTCTTCACTTGTCCTTCAGGCTGGAGAAGCTGAGGCACCAGCTCATGCCCATGTACAACTTTGACCCGGCCGAAGAACAAGATGACCTGCTGGAACAGGAACTACTGGACCACGGCCGTGAAGGCAGCATCACGGGCCCCAATGCCAAGGTAGGCTGGTTAGAAAGTCTTCACATGAACCTCTGTATCTGTTTGGCAGCTGTCTTATCTAGAATGAAAGTGCtctaatttcatttcaaataatttcataatttctaaataatttaaatttatttaaaaagtttttaacaGTTGTGTTGTTTAATGTTTTCCATCTAAGTATGAcgtatttttatcatttctgaTGCTCCACCAGGCTGAAGACATTGTTCATTGTGGTGTGTTAGCTGTAGATTTGATAAAGTCTAAAGTCACATGTCACATGCCATGTCACAGTACATCTGTGCTTCATGTTAGGCTACTGATAATATACACTGTCAGCTTCTTTTGTTCCATTAATAGCTGTAAGTCTGTGACTGTCATAattgatgtttattttcttttatttcttttaagttTTGACAATGGCATAATGGTAAAGGGCAAACATGGTAAAGTATCTCCTGTGTGTCTTTTGAACCATCTCTCTAaacctcttttttccccccacagtaCTCATCTTTTCATACTGTCATTATAACAGTAGCTCAAACAAAAACCAGTAGATTAGATGTTTGTAACTGATGTTTACATGAACTCATTTAATAGGAACTTATCTCTATTAAAGCATCCATGTTATATATTATCTTCCATCCTTTCCTTTGGTGTCCCTCAACCTAAGACTTTAACATCTAATATTGCAGGGGCCACATGAGCACAAAAAGTATGCAAAAGTATTTGTGTTATTTCCAGGTAATCAAATCTAATACGATGTGTGTACTACTCACACTATGAGTGCACACTTCTAGTGGAAGGGCACAGTCAGAGTGATGATTCAGTCAGAGGAGAAATGATAAAGTGCTATAAGGATAAATAGTAAATAAGTGCagctttatttgtttaatatgGTAACCAATCCCATGATAACTGAGCAAAGTCCATTCACTGATGAAGTACATGAAATGCAGTTGAAAGCTCACAAAAtagctagtaagtggacctttgttaagattattttgtcaaaaccTTGTTTCTGATGAGCATTGTATTGCTGAATATTATGTGTCCATCAGACCTGCAATTTATTATCAACCAATTGTGAACTTAGTACACACCCTGAACTGTTTGCACACTCTGGTCTTACACATGTGGCCTCTGGTCCTAACAACTTTTTTCTGGTTTCATTGATCGATAACActataaattttaaaatattaagttGATTCAGCTGTTTGAATGAACAAAATAGGATGCTACAATGGGACAAATGGCTGTTAACACAGTTTTGGTATAAATCAAGGCTGGAGTCACCATGTCACTAAAGGTCTTATCTCCTCCGCAGACTCTCACAACCTCCCAGGGGACCACGCAG
This region of Pempheris klunzingeri isolate RE-2024b chromosome 2, fPemKlu1.hap1, whole genome shotgun sequence genomic DNA includes:
- the c2h3orf18 gene encoding uncharacterized protein C3orf18 homolog isoform X1; this translates as MAVTAAKATTSFLSTTATTTAIPFLSTSASARDNVTSRTTLMTVTITTNETSFNATTFPEAVIEGSGMGMVLVPFGIITVIGLAVAIILYIRKRKRLEKLRHQLMPMYNFDPAEEQDDLLEQELLDHGREGSITGPNAKTLTTSQGTTQRPSRLVFTDVAKALNA
- the c2h3orf18 gene encoding uncharacterized protein C3orf18 homolog isoform X2; this translates as MAVTAAKATTSFLSTTATTTAIPFLSTSASARDNVTSRTTLMTVTITTNETSFNATTFPEAVIEGSGMGMVLVPFGIITVIGLAVAIILYIRKRKRLEKLRHQLMPMYNFDPAEEQDDLLEQELLDHGREGSITGPNAKF